In Juglans microcarpa x Juglans regia isolate MS1-56 chromosome 7D, Jm3101_v1.0, whole genome shotgun sequence, the following are encoded in one genomic region:
- the LOC121238911 gene encoding disease resistance protein RUN1-like, producing the protein MERIQRWRAALTDAANYAGCNLDSFANGYEAKFVEKIVEEVLSKLNVAHFHVAKHPVGILSRVEKMKALLNLGTSDHIRVVGIYGMGGIGKTTVAKAVYNQIYEEFEGSSFLSSIKESSGKHNGLVGLQKQLLRDILKYRKDLEFGNVDRGFNLIKERLHGKKVLIVLDDVNQLEQIHTFVGNCEWFGSGTRVIVTTRDEHLLEKSTAHEKYRVEELTHSDSLELLSWHAFNMPHPKENYDQLSISIASYAGGLPLALEVLGGHLFNRSIIQWRSTLEKLEKIPHSEIQQKLKISFDSLGDDRIKDIFLDIACFFIGMDKEYATKIFHGCGFFPDIDLNILIERSLVTVDYINMLRMHDMIRDMGREIIRETSPKNRSLWFHEDVLSVQKKQLGSDAVEGLVLNLPKLEDECFKTEAFANMKNLRLLQINNLHLTGCFEHLSKELRWLSWHKCPLKFLPPNFDLANLVVLEMQRNNVKQVWKENRVLNKLKVLNLSHSKNLFKLPDFVQVPNLETLIVEGCISLVELDESVGYLKGLVLLSLKGCKSLKNLPESICRLKTLETLNLFGC; encoded by the exons ATGGAGAGAATACAGAGGTGGAGAGCAGCTCTTACTGACGCTGCCAACTATGCCGGCTGCAATCTCGACAGTTTCGCAAATGG GTATGAGGCAAAGTTCGTCGAGAAAATTGTTGAAGAAGTTCTGAGCAAACTGAATGTTGCACATTTCCACGTTGCCAAACACCCAGTGGGGATCCTTTCTCGTGTTGAAAAGATGAAAGCTTTATTAAATCTTGGAACAAGTGATCACATTAGAGTTGTGGGCATCTATGGAATGGGGGGAATCGGTAAAACAACAGTTGCAAAAGCTGTCTATAATCAAATATACGAGGAATTCGAGGGAAGTAGTTTTCTTTCAAGCATTAAAGAATCCTCAGGGAAGCACAATGGTTTAGTCGGTTTACAAAAACAACTTCTTCGTGATATCTTGAAATATCGGAAGGATTTGGAGTTTGGCAATGTTGATAGAGGATTCAATTTGATTAAGGAAAGACTTCATGGAAAAAAAGTTCTTATCGTACTTGATGATGTTAATCAGTTGGAACAAATACATACATTCGTTGGGAATTGTGAATGGTTTGGTTCTGGAACTAGAGTCATCGTAACGACCAGAGATGAGCATTTGCTAGAAAAATCAACAGCGCATGAAAAGTATAGAGTTGAAGAATTGACTCATTCAGACTCCCTTGAACTTCTTAGTTGGCATGCCTTCAACATGCCACATCCGAAAGAAAATTATGATCAACTTTCCATTAGTATAGCAAGTTATGCTGGAGGGCTTCCATTAGCCCTTGAAGTATTGGGAGGTCATCTATTTAATAGAAGTATTATTCAATGGAGAAGCACATtggagaaattagaaaaaattccTCACAGCGAGATACagcaaaaactcaaaataagcTTTGATTCCCTGGGCGATGATAGGATCAAGGATATATTTCTTGATATCGCATGTTTCTTTATTGGTATGGACAAAGAATATGCCACCAAAATATTCCATGGGTGTGGCTTTTTTCCAGATATTGACCTCAACATCCTCATCGAGAGGTCCCTTGTAACTGTTGATTACATAAATATGTTGAGAATGCATGATATGATTCGAGATATGGGAAGGGAGATTATTCGTGAAACGTCACCCAAGAATCGTAGTTTATGGTTTCACGAGGATGTGCTAAGCGTACAAAAAAAGCAGTTG GGATCGGATGCAGTGGAGGGTCTCGTCCTAAATTTACCAAAACTTGAAGATGAATGTTTCAAAACTGAAGCATTTGCAAATATGAAGAATTTGAGGTTGCTGCAGATCAATAATCTACATCTCACAGGATGCTTTGAGCATCTTTCCAAGGAGCTGAGATGGCTTAGTTGGCACAAGTGCCCCCTGAAATTTCTGCCGCCAAACTTTGATCTAGCAAACCTTGTTGTACTTGAAATGCAACGTAATAACGTCAAACAAGTTTGGAAAGAGAACAGG GTACTCAACAAGTTGAAAGTTCTTAATCTCAGCCATTCTAAAAATCTCTTCAAGTTACCAGACTTCGTACAAGTCCCAAATCTGGAGACACTGATAGTTGAGGGTTGCATAAGCTTGGTTGAGCTTGACGAGTCTGTTGGATATTTGAAAGGACTTGTTTTGCTGAGTTTGAAAGGATGCAAAAGCCTAAAGAATCTTCCGGAAAGCATTTGTAGGTTAAAGACCCTCGAAACTCTTAACTTGTTCGGTTGTTAA
- the LOC121238980 gene encoding TMV resistance protein N-like yields MSIYKVQEMGPSESFQLFSWHAFKMPYPRKDYQKLSSDVVSYACGVPLVLEVVGSYLSGRSIIEWRSALEKLKKIPHPQILKKLRISFDSLDDGTMDIFLDSACFFIGMDKDYVSKIFCGCGFFPDIGISILVQRSLLIIDYKNKLRMHDLIRDMAREVVHEGSPRDLGKRSRLYSHKDVLDVLTKHTGSEAVEGIIKMRV; encoded by the exons ATGTCTATATATAAGGTTCAAGAAATGGGTCCTTCAGAGTCCTTTCAACTTTTTAGTTGGCATGCCTTCAAGATGCCCTATCCACGAAAAGATTACCAGAAGCTTTCCAGTGATGTAGTGAGTTATGCTTGTGGGGTTCCATTAGTTCTTGAAGTGGTGGGTTCTTATCTATCAGGAAGAAGCATTATTGAGTGGAGAAGTGCattggaaaaattgaaaaaaattcctCATCCCCAGATTCTGAAAAAACTTAGAATAAGCTTTGACTCACTTGATGATGGTACAATGGACATATTTCTTGATAGTGCGTGTTTCTTTATTGGTATGGACAAAGACTATGTAAGCAAAATATTTTGTGGGTGTGGTTTCTTTCCAGATATTGGTATAAGCATTCTTGTTCAAAGGTCCCTTCTGATAATTGATTACAAAAATAAGTTGAGGATGCATGATTTGATTCGAGATATGGCAAGGGAGGTTGTTCATGAAGGGTCACCTCGTGATCTCGGAAAACGTAGTAGGTTGTATTCTCATAAAGATGTGTTAGATGTACTAACGAAACATACG GGATCGGAAGCAGTAGAGGGTATCATAAAGATGAGGGTTTGA
- the LOC121238887 gene encoding U-box domain-containing protein 44-like: MASATPVSSSAASAAIESIQSSLSDLCVVSDDPHHQRQRFSFDNPRRFSAFANRLQLLLHQLLRSFPSPDYLPAAAVTAIKGVAADLSVASETVSVYTKRSKIFVLVHSHSLRSSLQERTLAIAAWLALLDSALHDLPELRKKISDLSRDMKQAQFIVTENEERVHCTLEKEGQGRRTTKAVQSAIIMDLARALGIDPDNLSELSEQVNLFQTDLTHSNSLSERRIVVSLQSILSNLLVQPDIITQKLHVDFEEYEAASAAPQMSSPFKNFLCPLTKEVMKEPVVLETSQNYERTAIEYWFERCIEDARDPTCPVTGQVLKSLELKPNIGLAGAIEEWVNRNIEVQVNSAATWLSEEPISVDNHSIEKVLDFLYKISEEYPTSRYKVRNAGIVELLVKLLRNSSKSVGTQLRSKALMALLSMAKDEESKKRMLEDGVTRLAIRSLIGSSEKEREFAVKLLLEFSSDEACCIKIASERGALVLLSSMAGNLEHPTLSNLAEEVFKQMERVEDNVQPLAAAGRFEPLISRLCEGSDDVKIEMASIVGRMTLTNSSKEQIARQSAKILVKLLYKPEGRAPSLRALYNLSGLDDNAIILVDSAVLPALTDILLIQDTSPDLKELAAATIAKIVSKPGNWELASVDKRGHSMRSESFICSLLGLLSIVSPRCQVSILHILYGVALSPQASESVTSHIKSGDGIKTIISFLEHSEVEHRIYAFRLTRILSERFGEDLTSELRPDKLPLFKDKLLGSQSTEGEQSDAACILANLSLSEEEVKTLLGASFVRWTVTTLKNQRRTSNPASSMAEGLLGLLLHFTRRHDLQTLGFVREHNLMTIFSEQLGFPSNPRVKQLAALGLKNLSECGMSVAAGDSQPIPLNGFCSSLVFMCGRAANKPSTCPIHNAACEEDSQLCLLKSNCIKPLVDLLTDEDTGVQIAAVEALSTLVSDTSNNFKRVVDELEHQGVVDALVNLFTEVRPGELQERAIWMIERTLRVESQSHRLAFNQSLVRALVEAFKHGGANTKRHAQDALTSLKQISGISGRASSQAGARG; encoded by the exons ATGGCGTCAGCAACGCCGGTGTCTTCTTCGGCGGCGTCTGCGGCTATAGAATCCATCCAGAGTTCACTCTCCGACCTCTGCGTCGTCTCCGACGACCCCCACCACCAGCGGCAGCGCTTCTCGTTCGACAACCCACGCCGCTTCTCCGCCTTTGCGAACCGACTCCAGCTCCTGCTCCACCAGCTCCTCCGCTCTTTCCCCTCGCCGGATTACCTCCCAGCCGCTGCTGTCACCGCCATCAAGGGCGTGGCCGCCGATCTCTCCGTGGCCTCCGAAACGGTGTCGGTCTACACCAAGCGCAGCAAGATCTTCGTGCTCGTCCACAGCCATTCCCTCCGCTCCTCCCTCCAGGAACGCACCTTGGCAATCGCTGCTTGGCTCGCGTTGCTCGACTCCGCTCTGCACGACCTCCCCGAGCTCCGCAAAAAGATCTCCGATCTCTCCCGAGACATGAAGCAAGCTCAATTCATC GTAACAGAGAACGAAGAGAGAGTGCATTGTACGCTAGAGAAAGAGGGCCAAGGGAGACGAACGACTAAAGCAGTACAGAGTGCTATAATCATGGACTTAGCGCGAGCTCTAGGAATCGATCCCGATAACCTTTCCGAGTTATCCGAACAAGTCAATCTGTTCCAGACCGATTTAACGCACTCCAATTCGCTGTCGGAGAGGCGGATTGTGGTCTCTCTGCAGAGTATTCTCAGCAACCTCCTCGTCCAACCCGACATCATCACACAGAAACTGCATGTGGATTTCGAAGAGTACGAGGCCGCATCGGCAGCACCGCAGATGTCCTCGCCGTTCAAGAACTTCCTCTGTCCGCTGACGAAGGAGGTCATGAAGGAGCCTGTGGTGCTGGAGACGTCTCAGAATTACGAGCGCACCGCCATTGAATATTGGTTCGAGCGGTGCATAGAGGACGCTCGCGACCCGACTTGCCCGGTGACCGGGCAGGTGCTCAAGTCGCTGGAGCTGAAACCAAATATTGGGTTGGCCGGGGCAATCGAGGAGTGGGTTAATCGGAATATCGAGGTTCAGGTTAACTCTGCAGCGACGTGGCTAAGTGAGGAGCCTATTTCGGTCGATAACCATAGTATTGAGAAGGTGCTTGATTTTCTTTACAAGATTTCCGAGGAGTATCCCACTAGTAGATATAAAGTGAGGAATGCTGGCATTGTTGAGCTCCTTGTTAAGTTGCTCAGAAATAGCTCCAAGAGTGTCGGAACGCAGTTGAGAAGCAAGGCGCTCATGGCTTTACTTAGCATGGCCAAAGATGAAGAAAGCAAG AAAAGAATGCTTGAAGATGGTGTCACTAGACTGGCCATACGTAGTCTTATTGGGAGCtccgagaaagagagagagtttgctGTGAAATTATTACTTGAGTTCTCTAGTGACGAAGCTTGTTGCATAAAAATTGCATCTGAAAGAGGTGCATTAGTTCTTCTCTCAAGTATGGCAGGAAATCTGGAGCATCCTACACTATCCAATCTAGCTGAGGAGGTCTTTAAGCAGATGGAGAGGGTGGAGGATAATGTTCAACCTTTGGCAGCAGCTGGAAGATTTGAGCCCTTAATTAGTCGGCTCTGTGAAG GTTCTGATGATGTTAAAATAGAGATGGCATCTATTGTGGGAAGGATGACCTTGACAAATAGCAGTAAAGAACAAATTGCTAGGCAAAGTGCTAAAATACTAGTTAAACTGCTATATAAGCCAGAAGGAAGGGCACCAAGCTTGCGAGCATTGTATAACTTGTCTGGGCTGGATGACAATGCAATCATCCTTGTTGACTCTGCTGTGCTTCCAGCTCTTACAGATATTCTGCTTATTCAGGACACTTCACCTGATTTGAAGGAATTGGCAGCAGCAACAATTGCCAAAATTGTTTCAAAACCTGGGAACTGGGAATTGGCGTCTGTTGACAAGAGAGGACATTCAATGCGGTCGGAGTCATTTATATGTAGTCTTTTGGGCCTTCTATCTATTGTATCCCCTCGATGCCAAGTCTCTATTCTCCATATCCTGTATGGAGTTGCGTTGTCTCCCCAGGCATCAG AGTCGGTGACTTCTCATATAAAATCTGGGGATGGCATCAAAACAATTATATCCTTTCTTGAACATTCAGAAGTTGAACACAGAATTTATGCTTTCAGGCTCACAAGAATACTCTCAGAAAGGTTTGGTGAAGATCTAACAAGTGAGCTAAGACCTGACAAGCTTCCCTTGTTCAAAGATAAACTTTTAGGCAGCCAATCTACAGAGGGTGAGCAATCTGATGCGGCATGTATACTTGCTAACCTTTCCCTATCAGAAGAAGAAGTGAAAACGCTCCTGGGAGCCAGTTTTGTGAGATGGACCGTAACTACTCTCAAAAACCAGAGGCGTACATCTAATCCTGCGTCAAGCATGGCAGAGGGTCTTCTTGGGCTTTTACTTCACTTTACAAGGCGCCATGATTTGCAGACTCTTGGTTTTGTCAGAGAGCATAACCTTATGACCATTTTCAGTGAGCAGCTTGGTTTTCCTTCAAACCCAAGAGTGAAGCAACTTGCTGCCCTTGGATTGAAGAATTTGTCAGAATGTGGAATGTCAGTTGCTGCTGGGGACTCACAACCAATCCCTCTTAATGGATTCTGCTCTTCCTTAGTTTTCATGTGTGGGAGGGCTGCTAATAAACCTTCTACATGTCCTATTCATAATGCTGCGTGTGAAGAAGATAGTCAGCTGTGCTTGCTCAAGAGCAACTGCATCAAACCCCTGGTTGATCTTCTCACAGATGAGGACACTGGTGTTCAAATTGCTGCAGTAGAGGCACTTTCCACACTTGTTTCAGACACCTCTAACAATTTCAAGAGAGTAGTTGATGAGCTTGAACACCAGGGCGTGGTTGATGCCCTGGTCAATCTTTTCACAGAAGTTCGACCCGGAGAGCTTCAAGAGAGAGCAATTTGGATGATAGAGAGGACATTGAGAGTGGAAAGCCAGAGTCATCGGCTGGCGTTCAATCAGTCTCTGGTTAGGGCATTGGTGGAAGCCTTTAAACATGGTGGTGCCAACACAAAGAGGCATGCTCAGGATGCGCTTACCAGCCTAAAGCAAATATCAGGTATTAGTGGAAGGGCCTCTAGTCAAGCTGGGGCACGGGGGTAG
- the LOC121239511 gene encoding disease resistance protein RPV1-like, whose translation MKFVSKDVFIFNFSIYAVALCNFSVQSSTIKPCSNHWDYEVFLSFRGEDTRKNFTDHLYSALMRTGIRTFLDDNELPRGENISKELINAIHGSRISLVIFSKDYASSTWCLNELVQILHCKSTMNHIFIPIFYHVNPSDMRKQTGIFAETFARHEERLQEDMERVRRWRAAFTEAADCSGFDLQSDANGYEARFIEKIIEQVLYKLNPIRLNVVEHPVGIDCHVEQIKTLLQLGTSTTELLIMGMYGMGGIGKTTLAKAVYNHICDGFEGSSCLLNVREVSEQSNGLIQLQEQLLFDILKVKILLLGNVDKGISLIKQRLHRKRVLVVLDDVDRLDQIYALVRNGEWFFGPGSRVIITTRDEELLVKLGVNYSYKVENMNHSESLQLFSWHAFNMPHPEEDFREISIDVVDYAGGLPLALEVLGSDLRGRSIIQWKTTLEKFRKSPNAQIQKILGISFESLDHTTREVFLDIACFFMGVNIEYVFKILEECGFFPDIAINILVQRSLVKIDYPNLKMHDLIRDMGREIVRQESHHPEKRSRLWYHEDVLKVLKNHTGLEVVEGLSLNLPIHDQDHVISLESEAFANMKNLRLLQIKGVKNLKLEGCAEHLSKELRWICWHSCPLRFLPPRLHLENLVVLDMQYSKIKQVWKLENNMLYKLKVLNLSFCEDLTKSPNFLQVPNLEELILEGCTGLVELHESIRYLKGLVLLNLNGCKSLMSLPESISNLKSLKIFHMGRCFNMQNFADKTTINLPYRWNPTGFLRASLHVFRSLVKLGLRNSNLLEGDFPIDFGGLSSLQDLDLSVNNFRDLPHGICHLPKLTRLNLAESRSIRSISTLPANLRILVAVSCESLESISISESRLHALVLRDCHKLVDIQGFENLAFTIAVCLEGCLEQQEDVDFVKSLFQLQKRKWPSRIERRQISLYGDEIPSWFSHKRKGSSISFHIPSLSDQDRVINGLVFGVVCRNKNSLHEWHGEMSVVFHNKTGGHRHIIDRMFYYTIGSVDYLLLLQVGVGGGSKIPYGQEMINGDEIEVSFEFECLQALEYVGVKECGVHLLIIQREKDQGSMVYSEKREKMIEDEMIDTRRPATKLVRDRPHNWRMHQEYDVNVAFVSYIERNSKYVGY comes from the exons ATGAAATTTGTCTCcaaagatgtttttattttcaatttctcaatttaCGCAGTGgctttatgtaatttttcagtGCAATCATCGACCATTAAACCTTGTTCGAACCATTGGGATTATGAGGTTTTCCTAAGTTTTAGAGGTGAAGACACCCGTAAGAATTTTACTGATCACCTCTATTCTGCCTTGATGCGAACCGGAATTCGGACATTCCTCGATGATAATGAGCTTCCAAGAGGGGAGAATATATCCAAGGAACTAATCAATGCGATCCATGGGTCAAGGATTTCCCTCGTAATTTTCTCCAAAGATTATGCCTCTTCTACTTGGTGCCTCAATGAGCTTGTTCAGATCCTTCATTGTAAAAGTACCATGAACCACATTTTTATTCCGATATTTTACCATGTGAATCCCTCCGATATGCGAAAGCAGACTGGAATTTTTGCCGAAACATTTGCTAGACATGAAGAGAGACTTCAGGAAGATATGGAAAGGGTACGAAGATGGAGAGCAGCTTTCACTGAAGCTGCGGATTGTTCTGGCTTCGACCTCCAGAGCGATGCAAATGG GTATGAAGCAAGGTTCATCGAGAAGATTATTGAACAAGTCTTGTATAAATTGAATCCCATTCGCTTGAATGTTGTCGAGCACCCAGTAGGAATAGATTGTCATGTCGAACAGATAAAAACTTTATTACAACTTGGAACAAGTACTACTGAACTTCTCATCATGGGTATGTATGGGATGGGTGGAATTGGTAAGACAACCTTAGCTAAAGCTGTCTATAACCATATATGTGATGGGTTTGAAGGAAGCAGTTGCCTTTTAAATGTTAGAGAAGTTTCAGAACAATCCAATGGTCTAATTCAGTTACAAGAACAACTTCTTTTTGATATCTTGAAAGTGAAAATCTTGCTGCTTGGTAATGTTGACAAAGGAATCAGTTTGATTAAACAAAGACTTCACCGAAAAAGAGTTCTTGTTGTTCTTGATGATGTGGATCGACTCGATCAAATATATGCATTAGTCAGAAATGGTGAATGGTTTTTTGGCCCTGGAAGTAGAGTCATTATAACGACCAGAGATGAAGAATTGCTGGTTAAACTAGGAGTAAATTACTCCTACAAAGTTGAAAATATGAATCATTCGGAGTCTCTTCAGCTTTTTAGTTGGCATGCCTTCAACATGCCCCATCCAGAAGAAGACTTTCGTGAGATTTCCATTGATGTAGTGGATTATGCCGGCGGGCTTCCATTAGCACTAGAAGTCTTGGGTTCTGATCTGCGGGGAAGAAGTATTATTCAATGGAAAACTACATTGGAAAAATTTAGAAAGAGTCCAAATGCTCAAATTCAGAAAATACTTGGAATAAGTTTCGAGTCACTAGACCATACTACAAGGGAGGTGTTTCTAGATATTGCGTGTTTCTTTATGGGTGTCAACATAGAATATGTCTTCAAAATACTGGAGGAATGTGGTTTTTTTCCTGATATTGCTATCAATATTCTCGTTCAAAGGTCTCTCGTGAAAATTGATTATCCGAATTTAAAGATGCATGATCTTATTCGAGATATGGGAAGGGAGATTGTTCGTCAAGAGTCACATCATCCAGAGAAACGTAGTAGGTTGTGGTATCATGAAGATGTGTTAAAAGTACTAAAAAATCATACA GGATTGGAAGTAGTGGAGGGTCTCAGCCTAAATCTGCCCATACATGATCAAGACCATGTCATATCTTTGGAATCTGAAGCATTTGCAAACATGAAGAATTTGAGACTGCTTCAAATCAAGggtgtaaaaaatttaaaacttgaagGATGCGCTGAGCATCTTTCCAAAGAGCTAAGATGGATTTGCTGGCATAGCTGTCCCCTGAGATTTCTTCCGCCAAGACTTCATCTTGAAAATCTTGTTGTGCTTGACATGCAGTATAGCAAAATCAAACAAGTCTGGAAGCTGGAGAATAAT ATGCTCTACAAGTTGAAAGTTCTTAATCTCAGTTTTTGCGAAGATCTCACCAAATCACCGAACTTCTTACAAGTCCCAAATCTAGAGGAACTAATACTTGAAGGTTGCACAGGCTTGGTAGAGCTGCATGAGTCTATTAGATATCTGAAAGGACTTGTTTTGCTGAATTTGAACGGATGCAAGAGCCTTATGAGTCTTCCAGAAAGCATTTCCAACTTAaaatctctcaaaatttttcacaTGGGTCGCTGCTTCAATATGCAGAACTTCGCAGACAAAACTACTATTAACCTACCATATAGATGGAATCCCACAGGGTTCCTAAGGGCTTCCCTTCACGTTTTTAGGTCTTTGGTAAAACTAGGTCTCCGGAACAGCAATTTATTGGAAGGTGACTTTCCCATTGATTTTGGGGGCTTATCTTCACTCCAAGATTTGGATTTATCTGTCAACAATTTTCGTGATCTCCCTCATGGCATCTGTCACCTTCCCAAATTAACCCGTTTGAATTTAGCTGAGTCTAGATCCATTCGCTCAATTTCAACTCTCCCTGCAAATTTACGAATCTTAGTTGCAGTTAGTTGTGAGTCACTGGAAAGCATCTCGATTTCAGAGTCACGATTGCATGCACTTGTACTTAGGGACTGCCACAAACTAGTTGACATTCAAGGCTTTGAGAATTTGGCATTTACGATAGCGGTTTGCCTGGAAGGGTGCCTTGAACAACAAGAAGATGTTGATTTTGTGAAGAGTCTATTCCAGCTCCAg AAGCGGAAGTGGCCGTCTAGGATTGAGAGGCGCCAGATATCCTTGTATGGTGACGAGATTCCAAGTTGGTTCAGTCATAAGAGAAAAGGGTCTTCAATATCCTTTCATATACCTTCACTTTCAGATCAAGACAGAGTGATTAATGGATTAGTATTTGGAGTTGTTTGTAGAAATAAAAACAGTCTCCATGAATGGCATGGTGAAATGAGCGTGGTATTCCATAATAAAACAGGAGGCCACAGACATATTATTGATCGAATGTTCTATTACACGATAGGGTCTGTGGATTATTTACTTTTGCTTCAGGTGGGAGTGGGTGGAGGTAGTAAAATCCCATATGGTCAGGAGATGATAAATGGGGACGAAATCGAGGTGTCCTTCGAGTTCGAGTGTTTACAGGCGCTGGAGTACGTTGGAGTGAAGGAGTGTGGAGTTCATCTACTGATCATTCAGCGTG AGAAGGATCAGGGTTCAATGGTGTAtagtgaaaagagagagaaaatgatagaAGACGAGATGATCGATACTCGGCGGCCTGCTACGAAGCTTGTAAGAGACAGACCTCATAATTGGCGGATGCACCAGGAATACGACGTGAACGTTGCTTTTGTGTCCTATATAGAACGTAACAGTAAATATGTAGGTTACTAG